A section of the Candidatus Babeliales bacterium genome encodes:
- a CDS encoding cyclase family protein, giving the protein MKIIDISWPISKATTGYKDRSIVAIDELKNFNRDNARETAIHLSSHTGTHVDAPSHFLKEGITIDEMPLERLIGECVVLDMTSCAERITRDCLMEYNDKIIEGGIVLLRTINSDLSPTDKFNSHFIYLEASGALYLAEKKIKAVGIDYLGIEHSQPGHPTHENLMQADIAIIEGLRLGHVQAGNYFFVCLPLYSIGLEAAPARAILMIK; this is encoded by the coding sequence ATGAAGATAATTGATATTAGTTGGCCAATTAGTAAAGCAACTACCGGATATAAAGATAGATCAATTGTTGCTATTGATGAACTAAAAAATTTTAATCGTGATAATGCTCGAGAAACTGCTATTCATTTGAGTTCACATACAGGAACACATGTAGATGCACCATCACATTTTCTTAAGGAAGGTATAACTATTGACGAAATGCCACTTGAGCGATTGATTGGTGAATGTGTTGTTCTTGATATGACATCTTGCGCAGAGCGCATTACCCGTGATTGCCTTATGGAATATAATGATAAAATCATTGAAGGGGGTATTGTTTTATTGCGTACCATTAATAGCGATCTGTCTCCAACTGATAAATTTAATTCTCACTTTATCTATCTTGAAGCAAGCGGAGCTTTATATTTAGCTGAAAAAAAAATAAAAGCTGTTGGAATTGATTATCTTGGTATAGAGCATAGTCAACCAGGACATCCAACACATGAGAATTTAATGCAAGCAGATATTGCCATTATTGAAGGATTACGTTTGGGACATGTACAAGCGGGTAACTATTTTTTTGTTTGCTTGCCGTTATATTCGATTGGTCTTGAGGCAGCTCCTGCACGTGCGATTCTTATGATAAAGTGA